Proteins encoded within one genomic window of Equus caballus isolate H_3958 breed thoroughbred chromosome 20, TB-T2T, whole genome shotgun sequence:
- the LOC138919416 gene encoding butyrophilin subfamily 3 member A3-like isoform X4, which produces MKMASSPDFPLLDLLVYLIMVQLLTPCSAQFSVIGPPGPILAMVGEDADLPCHLSPKMSAETMELMWVRSSLREVVYKYANGKEVEENQMAEYRGRTSLLRDGITEGKATLRIYDIRASDSGNYLCYFQDENFYDNAMVELQVSALGSDFHIEMKDHEDGGIHLDCVSTGWYPRPEIQWRDAKGTDMPAVPGPLKLDGAGLYEVAASVIVKDSSEDDVSCIIRNPLLGQEKSARISIADPFFWRARPWIAALAGTLLVLLLLLPGAGYFLWRQQQVIEREQAAKEDERQARGYLQRILRGLKSLDYAEWKMFRFHAANVILDPDTANPNLLVSEDQRSLQWVDQRQNLPDNPKRFHSHYCVLGCRSYTSGRHFWEVEVGDRKDWYVGVCKENVERKYSIHRAPEIGFWTMELSNGEDYQAVTYFRTKLTIANPPQRVGVFLDYENGEVSFYNAMNGSHIYSFPKTSFSGPLYPVFGISTLDPTALTICPEVI; this is translated from the exons ATGAAAATGGCAAGTTCCCCAGACTTCCCTCTGCTCGACCTCCTTGTCTACCTCATCATGGTCCAGCTGCTTACCCCTTGCTCAG CTCAGTTTTCTGTGATTGGACCCCCTGGGCCCATCCTGGCCATGGTGGGTGAAGACGCTGATTTACCATGTCATCTTTCCCCGAAGATGAGTGCGGAGACCATGGAGCTAATGTGGGTGAGATCCAGCCTTAGGGAGGTAGTATACAAGTATGCAAATGGGAAGGAAGTAGAAGAGAATCAGATGGCAGAGTATCGAGGGAGAACTTCACTTTTAAGAGATGGCATCACTGAAGGGAAGGCTACTCTCCGAATTTATGACATCAGAGCCTCTGACAGTGGAAACTACCTGTGTTATTTCCAAGATGAAAACTTTTATGACAATGCCATGGTGGAGCTGCAGGTTTCAG CATTGGGTTCTGATTTTCACATTGAAATGAAGGATCATGAGGATGGAGGGATCCATCTGGATTGCGTGTCCACTGGCTGGTATCCCCGACCCGAAATACAGTGGAGAGACGCCAAGGGAACAGACATGCCTGCTGTCCCAGGACCTTTGAAGCTGGATGGAGCAGGTCTGTATGAAGTCGCAGCATCTGTGATCGTGAAAGACAGCTCTGAAGACGACGTATCCTGTATCATCAGAAATCCACTCCTCGGGCAGGAAAAGTCAGCCAGGATTTCCATTGCAG ATCCCTTCTTCTGGAGGGCCAGGCCCTGGATAGCGGCTTTGGCTGGGACCCTGCTTgtcttgctgctgcttctcccaggGGCTGGTTACTTCCTGTGGCGACAGCAGCAGGTGatagagagagagcaagcagcAAAGGAGGATGAACGACAGGCAAGAG GCTACCTCCAGCGTATACTGC GTGGATTGAAGTCTCTGGACTATGCTG AATGGAAGATGTTCCGCTTCCATGCTG CGAATGTGATTCTGGATCCAGACACAGCAAACCCCAACCTCCTTGTTTCTGAGGACCAGAGGAGCTTGCAGTGGGTGGACCAACGACAGAATCTGCCAGACAACCCTAAGAGATTTCATTCACATTACTGTGTGCTTGGCTGCAGGAGCTACACATCAGGGAGACATttctgggaggtggaggtgggggacagGAAAGACTGGTATGTCGGGGTGTGTAAGGAGAATGTGGAGAGGAAATACAGCATTCATAGAGCACCCGAAATTGGATTCTGGACTATGGAGCTGTCTAATGGGGAAGACTATCAAGCTGTCACTTACTTCAGGACCAAGCTGACAATTGCCAACCCTCCTCAAAGAGTGGGGGTTTTCCTGGACTATGAGAATGGTGAGGTCTCATTCTACAATGCCATGAATGGATCTCATATCTACTCCTTCCCGAAAacctccttctctgggcctctgtacCCTGTTTTTGGAATTTCAACATTGGATCCCACTGCCTTGACCATTTGCCCAGAAGTTATCTGA
- the LOC138919416 gene encoding butyrophilin subfamily 3 member A3-like isoform X1, whose translation MGMPKGLCKCFADPDLEWNCWAQMKMASSPDFPLLDLLVYLIMVQLLTPCSAQFSVIGPPGPILAMVGEDADLPCHLSPKMSAETMELMWVRSSLREVVYKYANGKEVEENQMAEYRGRTSLLRDGITEGKATLRIYDIRASDSGNYLCYFQDENFYDNAMVELQVSALGSDFHIEMKDHEDGGIHLDCVSTGWYPRPEIQWRDAKGTDMPAVPGPLKLDGAGLYEVAASVIVKDSSEDDVSCIIRNPLLGQEKSARISIADPFFWRARPWIAALAGTLLVLLLLLPGAGYFLWRQQQVIEREQAAKEDERQARGYLQRILRGLKSLDYAEWKMFRFHAANVILDPDTANPNLLVSEDQRSLQWVDQRQNLPDNPKRFHSHYCVLGCRSYTSGRHFWEVEVGDRKDWYVGVCKENVERKYSIHRAPEIGFWTMELSNGEDYQAVTYFRTKLTIANPPQRVGVFLDYENGEVSFYNAMNGSHIYSFPKTSFSGPLYPVFGISTLDPTALTICPEVI comes from the exons ATGGGAATGCCAAAGG GACTTTGCAAGTGCTTTGCTGATCCAGATctggagtggaactgctggg CACAGATGAAAATGGCAAGTTCCCCAGACTTCCCTCTGCTCGACCTCCTTGTCTACCTCATCATGGTCCAGCTGCTTACCCCTTGCTCAG CTCAGTTTTCTGTGATTGGACCCCCTGGGCCCATCCTGGCCATGGTGGGTGAAGACGCTGATTTACCATGTCATCTTTCCCCGAAGATGAGTGCGGAGACCATGGAGCTAATGTGGGTGAGATCCAGCCTTAGGGAGGTAGTATACAAGTATGCAAATGGGAAGGAAGTAGAAGAGAATCAGATGGCAGAGTATCGAGGGAGAACTTCACTTTTAAGAGATGGCATCACTGAAGGGAAGGCTACTCTCCGAATTTATGACATCAGAGCCTCTGACAGTGGAAACTACCTGTGTTATTTCCAAGATGAAAACTTTTATGACAATGCCATGGTGGAGCTGCAGGTTTCAG CATTGGGTTCTGATTTTCACATTGAAATGAAGGATCATGAGGATGGAGGGATCCATCTGGATTGCGTGTCCACTGGCTGGTATCCCCGACCCGAAATACAGTGGAGAGACGCCAAGGGAACAGACATGCCTGCTGTCCCAGGACCTTTGAAGCTGGATGGAGCAGGTCTGTATGAAGTCGCAGCATCTGTGATCGTGAAAGACAGCTCTGAAGACGACGTATCCTGTATCATCAGAAATCCACTCCTCGGGCAGGAAAAGTCAGCCAGGATTTCCATTGCAG ATCCCTTCTTCTGGAGGGCCAGGCCCTGGATAGCGGCTTTGGCTGGGACCCTGCTTgtcttgctgctgcttctcccaggGGCTGGTTACTTCCTGTGGCGACAGCAGCAGGTGatagagagagagcaagcagcAAAGGAGGATGAACGACAGGCAAGAG GCTACCTCCAGCGTATACTGC GTGGATTGAAGTCTCTGGACTATGCTG AATGGAAGATGTTCCGCTTCCATGCTG CGAATGTGATTCTGGATCCAGACACAGCAAACCCCAACCTCCTTGTTTCTGAGGACCAGAGGAGCTTGCAGTGGGTGGACCAACGACAGAATCTGCCAGACAACCCTAAGAGATTTCATTCACATTACTGTGTGCTTGGCTGCAGGAGCTACACATCAGGGAGACATttctgggaggtggaggtgggggacagGAAAGACTGGTATGTCGGGGTGTGTAAGGAGAATGTGGAGAGGAAATACAGCATTCATAGAGCACCCGAAATTGGATTCTGGACTATGGAGCTGTCTAATGGGGAAGACTATCAAGCTGTCACTTACTTCAGGACCAAGCTGACAATTGCCAACCCTCCTCAAAGAGTGGGGGTTTTCCTGGACTATGAGAATGGTGAGGTCTCATTCTACAATGCCATGAATGGATCTCATATCTACTCCTTCCCGAAAacctccttctctgggcctctgtacCCTGTTTTTGGAATTTCAACATTGGATCCCACTGCCTTGACCATTTGCCCAGAAGTTATCTGA
- the LOC138919416 gene encoding butyrophilin subfamily 3 member A3-like isoform X2, whose protein sequence is MGMPKGLCKCFADPDLEWNCWAQMKMASSPDFPLLDLLVYLIMVQLLTPCSAQFSVIGPPGPILAMVGEDADLPCHLSPKMSAETMELMWVRSSLREVVYKYANGKEVEENQMAEYRGRTSLLRDGITEGKATLRIYDIRASDSGNYLCYFQDENFYDNAMVELQVSALGSDFHIEMKDHEDGGIHLDCVSTGWYPRPEIQWRDAKGTDMPAVPGPLKLDGAGLYEVAASVIVKDSSEDDVSCIIRNPLLGQEKSARISIADPFFWRARPWIAALAGTLLVLLLLLPGAGYFLWRQQQVIEREQAAKEDERQARGYLQRILRGLKSLDYAANVILDPDTANPNLLVSEDQRSLQWVDQRQNLPDNPKRFHSHYCVLGCRSYTSGRHFWEVEVGDRKDWYVGVCKENVERKYSIHRAPEIGFWTMELSNGEDYQAVTYFRTKLTIANPPQRVGVFLDYENGEVSFYNAMNGSHIYSFPKTSFSGPLYPVFGISTLDPTALTICPEVI, encoded by the exons ATGGGAATGCCAAAGG GACTTTGCAAGTGCTTTGCTGATCCAGATctggagtggaactgctggg CACAGATGAAAATGGCAAGTTCCCCAGACTTCCCTCTGCTCGACCTCCTTGTCTACCTCATCATGGTCCAGCTGCTTACCCCTTGCTCAG CTCAGTTTTCTGTGATTGGACCCCCTGGGCCCATCCTGGCCATGGTGGGTGAAGACGCTGATTTACCATGTCATCTTTCCCCGAAGATGAGTGCGGAGACCATGGAGCTAATGTGGGTGAGATCCAGCCTTAGGGAGGTAGTATACAAGTATGCAAATGGGAAGGAAGTAGAAGAGAATCAGATGGCAGAGTATCGAGGGAGAACTTCACTTTTAAGAGATGGCATCACTGAAGGGAAGGCTACTCTCCGAATTTATGACATCAGAGCCTCTGACAGTGGAAACTACCTGTGTTATTTCCAAGATGAAAACTTTTATGACAATGCCATGGTGGAGCTGCAGGTTTCAG CATTGGGTTCTGATTTTCACATTGAAATGAAGGATCATGAGGATGGAGGGATCCATCTGGATTGCGTGTCCACTGGCTGGTATCCCCGACCCGAAATACAGTGGAGAGACGCCAAGGGAACAGACATGCCTGCTGTCCCAGGACCTTTGAAGCTGGATGGAGCAGGTCTGTATGAAGTCGCAGCATCTGTGATCGTGAAAGACAGCTCTGAAGACGACGTATCCTGTATCATCAGAAATCCACTCCTCGGGCAGGAAAAGTCAGCCAGGATTTCCATTGCAG ATCCCTTCTTCTGGAGGGCCAGGCCCTGGATAGCGGCTTTGGCTGGGACCCTGCTTgtcttgctgctgcttctcccaggGGCTGGTTACTTCCTGTGGCGACAGCAGCAGGTGatagagagagagcaagcagcAAAGGAGGATGAACGACAGGCAAGAG GCTACCTCCAGCGTATACTGC GTGGATTGAAGTCTCTGGACTATGCTG CGAATGTGATTCTGGATCCAGACACAGCAAACCCCAACCTCCTTGTTTCTGAGGACCAGAGGAGCTTGCAGTGGGTGGACCAACGACAGAATCTGCCAGACAACCCTAAGAGATTTCATTCACATTACTGTGTGCTTGGCTGCAGGAGCTACACATCAGGGAGACATttctgggaggtggaggtgggggacagGAAAGACTGGTATGTCGGGGTGTGTAAGGAGAATGTGGAGAGGAAATACAGCATTCATAGAGCACCCGAAATTGGATTCTGGACTATGGAGCTGTCTAATGGGGAAGACTATCAAGCTGTCACTTACTTCAGGACCAAGCTGACAATTGCCAACCCTCCTCAAAGAGTGGGGGTTTTCCTGGACTATGAGAATGGTGAGGTCTCATTCTACAATGCCATGAATGGATCTCATATCTACTCCTTCCCGAAAacctccttctctgggcctctgtacCCTGTTTTTGGAATTTCAACATTGGATCCCACTGCCTTGACCATTTGCCCAGAAGTTATCTGA
- the LOC138919416 gene encoding butyrophilin subfamily 3 member A3-like isoform X3, with translation MGMPKAQMKMASSPDFPLLDLLVYLIMVQLLTPCSAQFSVIGPPGPILAMVGEDADLPCHLSPKMSAETMELMWVRSSLREVVYKYANGKEVEENQMAEYRGRTSLLRDGITEGKATLRIYDIRASDSGNYLCYFQDENFYDNAMVELQVSALGSDFHIEMKDHEDGGIHLDCVSTGWYPRPEIQWRDAKGTDMPAVPGPLKLDGAGLYEVAASVIVKDSSEDDVSCIIRNPLLGQEKSARISIADPFFWRARPWIAALAGTLLVLLLLLPGAGYFLWRQQQVIEREQAAKEDERQARGYLQRILRGLKSLDYAEWKMFRFHAANVILDPDTANPNLLVSEDQRSLQWVDQRQNLPDNPKRFHSHYCVLGCRSYTSGRHFWEVEVGDRKDWYVGVCKENVERKYSIHRAPEIGFWTMELSNGEDYQAVTYFRTKLTIANPPQRVGVFLDYENGEVSFYNAMNGSHIYSFPKTSFSGPLYPVFGISTLDPTALTICPEVI, from the exons ATGGGAATGCCAAAGG CACAGATGAAAATGGCAAGTTCCCCAGACTTCCCTCTGCTCGACCTCCTTGTCTACCTCATCATGGTCCAGCTGCTTACCCCTTGCTCAG CTCAGTTTTCTGTGATTGGACCCCCTGGGCCCATCCTGGCCATGGTGGGTGAAGACGCTGATTTACCATGTCATCTTTCCCCGAAGATGAGTGCGGAGACCATGGAGCTAATGTGGGTGAGATCCAGCCTTAGGGAGGTAGTATACAAGTATGCAAATGGGAAGGAAGTAGAAGAGAATCAGATGGCAGAGTATCGAGGGAGAACTTCACTTTTAAGAGATGGCATCACTGAAGGGAAGGCTACTCTCCGAATTTATGACATCAGAGCCTCTGACAGTGGAAACTACCTGTGTTATTTCCAAGATGAAAACTTTTATGACAATGCCATGGTGGAGCTGCAGGTTTCAG CATTGGGTTCTGATTTTCACATTGAAATGAAGGATCATGAGGATGGAGGGATCCATCTGGATTGCGTGTCCACTGGCTGGTATCCCCGACCCGAAATACAGTGGAGAGACGCCAAGGGAACAGACATGCCTGCTGTCCCAGGACCTTTGAAGCTGGATGGAGCAGGTCTGTATGAAGTCGCAGCATCTGTGATCGTGAAAGACAGCTCTGAAGACGACGTATCCTGTATCATCAGAAATCCACTCCTCGGGCAGGAAAAGTCAGCCAGGATTTCCATTGCAG ATCCCTTCTTCTGGAGGGCCAGGCCCTGGATAGCGGCTTTGGCTGGGACCCTGCTTgtcttgctgctgcttctcccaggGGCTGGTTACTTCCTGTGGCGACAGCAGCAGGTGatagagagagagcaagcagcAAAGGAGGATGAACGACAGGCAAGAG GCTACCTCCAGCGTATACTGC GTGGATTGAAGTCTCTGGACTATGCTG AATGGAAGATGTTCCGCTTCCATGCTG CGAATGTGATTCTGGATCCAGACACAGCAAACCCCAACCTCCTTGTTTCTGAGGACCAGAGGAGCTTGCAGTGGGTGGACCAACGACAGAATCTGCCAGACAACCCTAAGAGATTTCATTCACATTACTGTGTGCTTGGCTGCAGGAGCTACACATCAGGGAGACATttctgggaggtggaggtgggggacagGAAAGACTGGTATGTCGGGGTGTGTAAGGAGAATGTGGAGAGGAAATACAGCATTCATAGAGCACCCGAAATTGGATTCTGGACTATGGAGCTGTCTAATGGGGAAGACTATCAAGCTGTCACTTACTTCAGGACCAAGCTGACAATTGCCAACCCTCCTCAAAGAGTGGGGGTTTTCCTGGACTATGAGAATGGTGAGGTCTCATTCTACAATGCCATGAATGGATCTCATATCTACTCCTTCCCGAAAacctccttctctgggcctctgtacCCTGTTTTTGGAATTTCAACATTGGATCCCACTGCCTTGACCATTTGCCCAGAAGTTATCTGA
- the LOC138919416 gene encoding butyrophilin subfamily 3 member A3-like isoform X5 encodes MGMPKAQMKMASSPDFPLLDLLVYLIMVQLLTPCSAQFSVIGPPGPILAMVGEDADLPCHLSPKMSAETMELMWVRSSLREVVYKYANGKEVEENQMAEYRGRTSLLRDGITEGKATLRIYDIRASDSGNYLCYFQDENFYDNAMVELQVSALGSDFHIEMKDHEDGGIHLDCVSTGWYPRPEIQWRDAKGTDMPAVPGPLKLDGAGLYEVAASVIVKDSSEDDVSCIIRNPLLGQEKSARISIADPFFWRARPWIAALAGTLLVLLLLLPGAGYFLWRQQQVIEREQAAKEDERQARGYLQRILRGLKSLDYAANVILDPDTANPNLLVSEDQRSLQWVDQRQNLPDNPKRFHSHYCVLGCRSYTSGRHFWEVEVGDRKDWYVGVCKENVERKYSIHRAPEIGFWTMELSNGEDYQAVTYFRTKLTIANPPQRVGVFLDYENGEVSFYNAMNGSHIYSFPKTSFSGPLYPVFGISTLDPTALTICPEVI; translated from the exons ATGGGAATGCCAAAGG CACAGATGAAAATGGCAAGTTCCCCAGACTTCCCTCTGCTCGACCTCCTTGTCTACCTCATCATGGTCCAGCTGCTTACCCCTTGCTCAG CTCAGTTTTCTGTGATTGGACCCCCTGGGCCCATCCTGGCCATGGTGGGTGAAGACGCTGATTTACCATGTCATCTTTCCCCGAAGATGAGTGCGGAGACCATGGAGCTAATGTGGGTGAGATCCAGCCTTAGGGAGGTAGTATACAAGTATGCAAATGGGAAGGAAGTAGAAGAGAATCAGATGGCAGAGTATCGAGGGAGAACTTCACTTTTAAGAGATGGCATCACTGAAGGGAAGGCTACTCTCCGAATTTATGACATCAGAGCCTCTGACAGTGGAAACTACCTGTGTTATTTCCAAGATGAAAACTTTTATGACAATGCCATGGTGGAGCTGCAGGTTTCAG CATTGGGTTCTGATTTTCACATTGAAATGAAGGATCATGAGGATGGAGGGATCCATCTGGATTGCGTGTCCACTGGCTGGTATCCCCGACCCGAAATACAGTGGAGAGACGCCAAGGGAACAGACATGCCTGCTGTCCCAGGACCTTTGAAGCTGGATGGAGCAGGTCTGTATGAAGTCGCAGCATCTGTGATCGTGAAAGACAGCTCTGAAGACGACGTATCCTGTATCATCAGAAATCCACTCCTCGGGCAGGAAAAGTCAGCCAGGATTTCCATTGCAG ATCCCTTCTTCTGGAGGGCCAGGCCCTGGATAGCGGCTTTGGCTGGGACCCTGCTTgtcttgctgctgcttctcccaggGGCTGGTTACTTCCTGTGGCGACAGCAGCAGGTGatagagagagagcaagcagcAAAGGAGGATGAACGACAGGCAAGAG GCTACCTCCAGCGTATACTGC GTGGATTGAAGTCTCTGGACTATGCTG CGAATGTGATTCTGGATCCAGACACAGCAAACCCCAACCTCCTTGTTTCTGAGGACCAGAGGAGCTTGCAGTGGGTGGACCAACGACAGAATCTGCCAGACAACCCTAAGAGATTTCATTCACATTACTGTGTGCTTGGCTGCAGGAGCTACACATCAGGGAGACATttctgggaggtggaggtgggggacagGAAAGACTGGTATGTCGGGGTGTGTAAGGAGAATGTGGAGAGGAAATACAGCATTCATAGAGCACCCGAAATTGGATTCTGGACTATGGAGCTGTCTAATGGGGAAGACTATCAAGCTGTCACTTACTTCAGGACCAAGCTGACAATTGCCAACCCTCCTCAAAGAGTGGGGGTTTTCCTGGACTATGAGAATGGTGAGGTCTCATTCTACAATGCCATGAATGGATCTCATATCTACTCCTTCCCGAAAacctccttctctgggcctctgtacCCTGTTTTTGGAATTTCAACATTGGATCCCACTGCCTTGACCATTTGCCCAGAAGTTATCTGA